The following proteins are co-located in the Solanum pennellii chromosome 1, SPENNV200 genome:
- the LOC107008592 gene encoding glycine-rich domain-containing protein 2 isoform X1, translating into MSTSDVASMRSLSEISEEETVRLSIDLVAAARRNLGFLRLVTESQWLQEKPTILESIRRYDQLWMPLISDLSNGSNPPMILPPFDIEWVWYCHTLNPVSYRQYCESRFSKLIGKAAIFNEENGEYALNRCKEIWVHRYPTVPFENESDDSNLQKLVSTVHEELLKEVSKQRNYLCTKFSEPYYSEIVYLIAARQRYKGFLYMMHKLADSCSVLVPTSDILLMWITHQSYPTAYTLDTKGLEEEMRKVVGGWENVKEADVENTKKLWERIFDQPYEKAGGLAIGKAVDLKPPIYWEVTDTDVNAKYSSMLPRFLLEVCLTVKLKPKMKPLSCDASKEFLRFQMVRCHRELKIDRPFSKFTSQRWQKALHLYCEFGTKGMVLEVRQRGGGCIKGSSLRESVTFLWNDLLRAPSLNFAKEIDQKVRVATSITPPVQASYLLKCVPDRVSDDSGAMISDVILRMNQYHPQEGRWLSRTVLDHAGRECFVIRFRVGGGFWRRGAETPSAVKWEDRIIEIREGRWSYVAGSIGRAPEKVVGIAKPKDPPEGWHALWNLSTGHELLVQWESSRSTSGLNFSVINQQSTDSVVLCVKLLEGRQMQYEVKKSGLGEEIEHVPNEKLKQVEDKEEDGFITVVRFSEDNPVGKATALLNWKLMVVEFSPEEDAVFILLLCMSIIRSISEMKKEDVGSLLIRRRIKEAKLGDRDWGSVVVHASSYSPSISSPHLQPWYWNVQAVMGSQGVDNIPRLQAPVLTYTPAEGGDKLYKHGIIN; encoded by the exons ATGTCAACTTCGGATGTTGCTTCCATGAGAAGCCTAAGTGAA ATTTCTGAGGAAGAAACTGTACGGTTGAGTATCGATCTTGTAGCTGCTGCAAGACGAAATCTTGGGTTCTTGAGACTTGTAACAGAGTCTCAATGGCTTCAAGAAAAACCCACCATTCTTGAATCTATTAGAAG gtaTGATCAGCTATGGATGCCATTGATATCTGATCTTTCTAATGGGTCAAACCCTCCAATGATTCTTCCTCCTTTTGATATTGAATGGGTTTGGTACTGTCACACCTTAAATCCG GTAAGTTACAGACAATATTGTGAATCAAGATTCTCTAAACTTATTGGAAAGGCAGCTATTTTCAATGAAGAAAATGGAGAATATGCATTAAACAGATGCAAAGAAATTTGGGTTCACAGATATCCAACAGTGCCTTTTGAGAATGAATCTGATGACTCCAATTTGCAGAAATTAGTTTCCACTGTTCATGAAGAACTGCTGAAAGAAGTATCCAAACAAAGAAATTATTTATGCACAAAATTTTCTGAGCCTTACTATTCAGAGATTGTGTATTTGATAGCAGCTCGACAACGGTATAAGGGCTTTCTGTATATGATGCATAAATTAGCAGATAGTTGTTCTGTTTTGGTCCCTACTTCAGATATCCTTCTAATGTGGATCACTCATCAG AGTTATCCTACTGCATACACTTTGGACACAAAGGGGTTGGAGGAGGAAATGAGAAAAGTAGTTGGAGGATGGGAGAATGTGAAGGAAGCAGATGTTGAGAACACGAAAAAACTATGGGAAAGAATATTTGATCAGCCATATGAGAAAGCTGGTGGCTTGGCCATTGGAAAGGCTGTTGATCTCAAGCCACCAATATACTGGGAAGTCACAGATACTGATGTCAATGCAAAATACTCATCCATGTTACCACGGTTCTTGCTTGAG GTCTGTTTAACAGTGAAGCTAAAACCAAAAATGAAACCTTTGAGTTGTGATGCGTCAAAGGAGTTCTTACGTTTTCAGATGGTTAGATGTCACAGGGAGCTCAAAATAGATAGACCATTCAGTAAATTTACGTCTCAAAGGTGGCAAAAAGCTTTGCATCTGTATTGTGAGTTTGGAACTAAAGGGATGGTTCTTGAGGTTCGCCAACGTGGTGGTGGCTGCATCAAAGGAAGTAGCTTGAGAGAGAGTGTAACATTTCTTTGGAATGATTTGTTACGTGCGCCTTCTCTCAATTTTGCAAAAGAAATTGACCAAAAAGTCAGGGTAGCGACATCAATAACTCCTCCTGTCCAAGCCTCCTACTTGTTGAAATGTGTACCTGATCGAGTATCAGATGATTCAGGTGCTATGATATCTGATGTTATTCTGAGGATGAACCAATATCATCCCCAAGAAGGTAGATGGTTATCTCGGACTGTTTTGGATCATGCAGGCAGGGAATGCTTTGTGATTCGTTTTAG AGTTGGAGGTGGTTTTTGGAGGAGAGGAGCTGAAACTCCTTCAGCTGTGAAATGGGAGGACCGTATTATAGAAATACGTGAAGGTCGTTGGTCCTACGTTGCTGGTTCCATAGGTAGAGCGCCTG AGAAAGTGGTAGGTATTGCAAAACCAAAAGATCCACCAGAAGGATGGCATGCTCTTTGGAATCTTTCAACAGGACATGAGCTATTAGTACAGTGGGAATCATCAAGATCCACTTCAGGCTTAAATTTCAGCGTAATAAACCAGCAATCAACTGATTCAGTGGTACTGTGT GTAAAGTTATTGGAAGGGCGACAAATGCAGTATGAAGTCAAGAAATCTGGCTTAGGTGAGGAGATAGAACATGTGCCAAATGAAAAGTTAAAGCAAGTTGAAGACAAAGAAGAAGATGGATTCATAACAGTAGTTAGGTTCTCTGAGGATAATCCGGTTGGAAAAGCTACAGCACTTCTTAACTGGAAGTTAATGGTGGTGGAGTTTTCACCTGAAGAAGATGCTGTAttcatacttcttctttgcatGTCAATTATCAGAAGCATATCAGAAATGAAAAAGGAAGATGTAGGAAGCCTGTTgattagaagaagaataaaagaaGCAAAGCTTGGTGACAGAGATTGGGGCTCAGTGGTTGTCCACGCTTCTTCATATTCTCCATCGATCTCTTCACCTCACCTTCAGCCTTGGTATTGGAATGTGCAAGCAGTGATGGGATCGCAAGGTGTAGACAATATCCCAAGACTACAAGCTCCAGTATTGACTTATACACCAGCTGAAGGTGGCGACAAGTTGTACAAGCACGGGATAATCAATTAG
- the LOC107008592 gene encoding glycine-rich domain-containing protein 2 isoform X3 translates to MSTSDVASMRSLSEISEEETVRLSIDLVAAARRNLGFLRLVTESQWLQEKPTILESIRRYDQLWMPLISDLSNGSNPPMILPPFDIEWVWYCHTLNPVSYRQYCESRFSKLIGKAAIFNEENGEYALNRCKEIWVHRYPTVPFENESDDSNLQKLVSTVHEELLKEVSKQRNYLCTKFSEPYYSEIVYLIAARQRYKGFLYMMHKLADSCSVLVPTSDILLMWITHQSYPTAYTLDTKGLEEEMRKVVGGWENVKEADVENTKKLWERIFDQPYEKAGGLAIGKAVDLKPPIYWEVTDTDVNAKYSSMLPRFLLEVCLTVKLKPKMKPLSCDASKEFLRFQMVRCHRELKIDRPFSKFTSQRWQKALHLYCEFGTKGMVLEVRQRGGGCIKGSSLRESVTFLWNDLLRAPSLNFAKEIDQKVRVATSITPPVQASYLLKCVPDRVSDDSGAMISDVILRMNQYHPQEGRWLSRTVLDHAGRECFVIRFRVGGGFWRRGAETPSAVKWEDRIIEIREGRWSYVAGSIGRAPEKVVGIAKPKDPPEGWHALWNLSTGHELLVQWESSRSTSGLNFSVINQQSTDSVVKLLEGRQMQYEVKKSGLGEEIEHVPNEKLKQVEDKEEDGFITVVRFSEDNPVGKATALLNWKLMVVEFSPEEDAVFILLLCMSIIRSISEMKKEDVGSLLIRRRIKEAKLGDRDWGSVVVHASSYSPSISSPHLQPWYWNVQAVMGSQGVDNIPRLQAPVLTYTPAEGGDKLYKHGIIN, encoded by the exons ATGTCAACTTCGGATGTTGCTTCCATGAGAAGCCTAAGTGAA ATTTCTGAGGAAGAAACTGTACGGTTGAGTATCGATCTTGTAGCTGCTGCAAGACGAAATCTTGGGTTCTTGAGACTTGTAACAGAGTCTCAATGGCTTCAAGAAAAACCCACCATTCTTGAATCTATTAGAAG gtaTGATCAGCTATGGATGCCATTGATATCTGATCTTTCTAATGGGTCAAACCCTCCAATGATTCTTCCTCCTTTTGATATTGAATGGGTTTGGTACTGTCACACCTTAAATCCG GTAAGTTACAGACAATATTGTGAATCAAGATTCTCTAAACTTATTGGAAAGGCAGCTATTTTCAATGAAGAAAATGGAGAATATGCATTAAACAGATGCAAAGAAATTTGGGTTCACAGATATCCAACAGTGCCTTTTGAGAATGAATCTGATGACTCCAATTTGCAGAAATTAGTTTCCACTGTTCATGAAGAACTGCTGAAAGAAGTATCCAAACAAAGAAATTATTTATGCACAAAATTTTCTGAGCCTTACTATTCAGAGATTGTGTATTTGATAGCAGCTCGACAACGGTATAAGGGCTTTCTGTATATGATGCATAAATTAGCAGATAGTTGTTCTGTTTTGGTCCCTACTTCAGATATCCTTCTAATGTGGATCACTCATCAG AGTTATCCTACTGCATACACTTTGGACACAAAGGGGTTGGAGGAGGAAATGAGAAAAGTAGTTGGAGGATGGGAGAATGTGAAGGAAGCAGATGTTGAGAACACGAAAAAACTATGGGAAAGAATATTTGATCAGCCATATGAGAAAGCTGGTGGCTTGGCCATTGGAAAGGCTGTTGATCTCAAGCCACCAATATACTGGGAAGTCACAGATACTGATGTCAATGCAAAATACTCATCCATGTTACCACGGTTCTTGCTTGAG GTCTGTTTAACAGTGAAGCTAAAACCAAAAATGAAACCTTTGAGTTGTGATGCGTCAAAGGAGTTCTTACGTTTTCAGATGGTTAGATGTCACAGGGAGCTCAAAATAGATAGACCATTCAGTAAATTTACGTCTCAAAGGTGGCAAAAAGCTTTGCATCTGTATTGTGAGTTTGGAACTAAAGGGATGGTTCTTGAGGTTCGCCAACGTGGTGGTGGCTGCATCAAAGGAAGTAGCTTGAGAGAGAGTGTAACATTTCTTTGGAATGATTTGTTACGTGCGCCTTCTCTCAATTTTGCAAAAGAAATTGACCAAAAAGTCAGGGTAGCGACATCAATAACTCCTCCTGTCCAAGCCTCCTACTTGTTGAAATGTGTACCTGATCGAGTATCAGATGATTCAGGTGCTATGATATCTGATGTTATTCTGAGGATGAACCAATATCATCCCCAAGAAGGTAGATGGTTATCTCGGACTGTTTTGGATCATGCAGGCAGGGAATGCTTTGTGATTCGTTTTAG AGTTGGAGGTGGTTTTTGGAGGAGAGGAGCTGAAACTCCTTCAGCTGTGAAATGGGAGGACCGTATTATAGAAATACGTGAAGGTCGTTGGTCCTACGTTGCTGGTTCCATAGGTAGAGCGCCTG AGAAAGTGGTAGGTATTGCAAAACCAAAAGATCCACCAGAAGGATGGCATGCTCTTTGGAATCTTTCAACAGGACATGAGCTATTAGTACAGTGGGAATCATCAAGATCCACTTCAGGCTTAAATTTCAGCGTAATAAACCAGCAATCAACTGATTCAGTG GTAAAGTTATTGGAAGGGCGACAAATGCAGTATGAAGTCAAGAAATCTGGCTTAGGTGAGGAGATAGAACATGTGCCAAATGAAAAGTTAAAGCAAGTTGAAGACAAAGAAGAAGATGGATTCATAACAGTAGTTAGGTTCTCTGAGGATAATCCGGTTGGAAAAGCTACAGCACTTCTTAACTGGAAGTTAATGGTGGTGGAGTTTTCACCTGAAGAAGATGCTGTAttcatacttcttctttgcatGTCAATTATCAGAAGCATATCAGAAATGAAAAAGGAAGATGTAGGAAGCCTGTTgattagaagaagaataaaagaaGCAAAGCTTGGTGACAGAGATTGGGGCTCAGTGGTTGTCCACGCTTCTTCATATTCTCCATCGATCTCTTCACCTCACCTTCAGCCTTGGTATTGGAATGTGCAAGCAGTGATGGGATCGCAAGGTGTAGACAATATCCCAAGACTACAAGCTCCAGTATTGACTTATACACCAGCTGAAGGTGGCGACAAGTTGTACAAGCACGGGATAATCAATTAG
- the LOC107008592 gene encoding glycine-rich domain-containing protein 2 isoform X2: MSTSDVASMRSLSEISEEETVRLSIDLVAAARRNLGFLRLVTESQWLQEKPTILESIRRYDQLWMPLISDLSNGSNPPMILPPFDIEWVWYCHTLNPVSYRQYCESRFSKLIGKAAIFNEENGEYALNRCKEIWVHRYPTVPFENESDDSNLQKLVSTVHEELLKEVSKQRNYLCTKFSEPYYSEIVYLIAARQRYKGFLYMMHKLADSCSVLVPTSDILLMWITHQSYPTAYTLDTKGLEEEMRKVVGGWENVKEADVENTKKLWERIFDQPYEKAGGLAIGKAVDLKPPIYWEVTDTDVNAKYSSMLPRFLLEVCLTVKLKPKMKPLSCDASKEFLRFQMVRCHRELKIDRPFSKFTSQRWQKALHLYCEFGTKGMVLEVRQRGGGCIKGSSLRESVTFLWNDLLRAPSLNFAKEIDQKVRVATSITPPVQASYLLKCVPDRVSDDSGAMISDVILRMNQYHPQEGRWLSRTVLDHAGRECFVIRFRVGGGFWRRGAETPSAVKWEDRIIEIREGRWSYVAGSIGRAPEKVVGIAKPKDPPEGWHALWNLSTGHELLVQWESSRSTSGLNFSVINQQSTDSVVLCVKLLEGRQMQYEVKKSGLGEEIEHVPNEKLKQVEDKEEDGFITVVRFSEDNPVGKATALLNWKLMVVEFSPEEDAVFILLLCMSIIRSISEMKKEDVGSLLIRRRIKEAKLGDRDWGSVVVHASSYSPSISSPHLQPWYWNVQAVMGSQGVDNIPRLQAPVLTYTPAEGGDKLYKHGIIN; this comes from the exons ATGTCAACTTCGGATGTTGCTTCCATGAGAAGCCTAAGTGAAATTTCTGAGGAAGAAACTGTACGGTTGAGTATCGATCTTGTAGCTGCTGCAAGACGAAATCTTGGGTTCTTGAGACTTGTAACAGAGTCTCAATGGCTTCAAGAAAAACCCACCATTCTTGAATCTATTAGAAG gtaTGATCAGCTATGGATGCCATTGATATCTGATCTTTCTAATGGGTCAAACCCTCCAATGATTCTTCCTCCTTTTGATATTGAATGGGTTTGGTACTGTCACACCTTAAATCCG GTAAGTTACAGACAATATTGTGAATCAAGATTCTCTAAACTTATTGGAAAGGCAGCTATTTTCAATGAAGAAAATGGAGAATATGCATTAAACAGATGCAAAGAAATTTGGGTTCACAGATATCCAACAGTGCCTTTTGAGAATGAATCTGATGACTCCAATTTGCAGAAATTAGTTTCCACTGTTCATGAAGAACTGCTGAAAGAAGTATCCAAACAAAGAAATTATTTATGCACAAAATTTTCTGAGCCTTACTATTCAGAGATTGTGTATTTGATAGCAGCTCGACAACGGTATAAGGGCTTTCTGTATATGATGCATAAATTAGCAGATAGTTGTTCTGTTTTGGTCCCTACTTCAGATATCCTTCTAATGTGGATCACTCATCAG AGTTATCCTACTGCATACACTTTGGACACAAAGGGGTTGGAGGAGGAAATGAGAAAAGTAGTTGGAGGATGGGAGAATGTGAAGGAAGCAGATGTTGAGAACACGAAAAAACTATGGGAAAGAATATTTGATCAGCCATATGAGAAAGCTGGTGGCTTGGCCATTGGAAAGGCTGTTGATCTCAAGCCACCAATATACTGGGAAGTCACAGATACTGATGTCAATGCAAAATACTCATCCATGTTACCACGGTTCTTGCTTGAG GTCTGTTTAACAGTGAAGCTAAAACCAAAAATGAAACCTTTGAGTTGTGATGCGTCAAAGGAGTTCTTACGTTTTCAGATGGTTAGATGTCACAGGGAGCTCAAAATAGATAGACCATTCAGTAAATTTACGTCTCAAAGGTGGCAAAAAGCTTTGCATCTGTATTGTGAGTTTGGAACTAAAGGGATGGTTCTTGAGGTTCGCCAACGTGGTGGTGGCTGCATCAAAGGAAGTAGCTTGAGAGAGAGTGTAACATTTCTTTGGAATGATTTGTTACGTGCGCCTTCTCTCAATTTTGCAAAAGAAATTGACCAAAAAGTCAGGGTAGCGACATCAATAACTCCTCCTGTCCAAGCCTCCTACTTGTTGAAATGTGTACCTGATCGAGTATCAGATGATTCAGGTGCTATGATATCTGATGTTATTCTGAGGATGAACCAATATCATCCCCAAGAAGGTAGATGGTTATCTCGGACTGTTTTGGATCATGCAGGCAGGGAATGCTTTGTGATTCGTTTTAG AGTTGGAGGTGGTTTTTGGAGGAGAGGAGCTGAAACTCCTTCAGCTGTGAAATGGGAGGACCGTATTATAGAAATACGTGAAGGTCGTTGGTCCTACGTTGCTGGTTCCATAGGTAGAGCGCCTG AGAAAGTGGTAGGTATTGCAAAACCAAAAGATCCACCAGAAGGATGGCATGCTCTTTGGAATCTTTCAACAGGACATGAGCTATTAGTACAGTGGGAATCATCAAGATCCACTTCAGGCTTAAATTTCAGCGTAATAAACCAGCAATCAACTGATTCAGTGGTACTGTGT GTAAAGTTATTGGAAGGGCGACAAATGCAGTATGAAGTCAAGAAATCTGGCTTAGGTGAGGAGATAGAACATGTGCCAAATGAAAAGTTAAAGCAAGTTGAAGACAAAGAAGAAGATGGATTCATAACAGTAGTTAGGTTCTCTGAGGATAATCCGGTTGGAAAAGCTACAGCACTTCTTAACTGGAAGTTAATGGTGGTGGAGTTTTCACCTGAAGAAGATGCTGTAttcatacttcttctttgcatGTCAATTATCAGAAGCATATCAGAAATGAAAAAGGAAGATGTAGGAAGCCTGTTgattagaagaagaataaaagaaGCAAAGCTTGGTGACAGAGATTGGGGCTCAGTGGTTGTCCACGCTTCTTCATATTCTCCATCGATCTCTTCACCTCACCTTCAGCCTTGGTATTGGAATGTGCAAGCAGTGATGGGATCGCAAGGTGTAGACAATATCCCAAGACTACAAGCTCCAGTATTGACTTATACACCAGCTGAAGGTGGCGACAAGTTGTACAAGCACGGGATAATCAATTAG